One genomic window of Polyodon spathula isolate WHYD16114869_AA chromosome 8, ASM1765450v1, whole genome shotgun sequence includes the following:
- the LOC121320144 gene encoding epidermal differentiation-specific protein-like, whose translation MNKIIVYEHPDFRGLSMEFTNDIPNLVQENFDNCISSLKVIRQPWVLYEHLDYKGLEWVYEQGEYSNVSFHDMVSSLRLIIEDLNDPKITLYEHPNYKGKEIEITCETNLYYGSFDDMASSHIVQKGAWLLYEHPDRGGRYITARYGEPVPDYGVPWFHDCVSYLRPLKPGKGTVTAEVLLEKKEEKVTSVIIDSIYGLNSTDHEQTFSTSLSKEYATTITENFSFSNSKTISAGTTFSVDVFKVKNKFNLSVSNTFTVEKGKSESHTEIGKVDITLPSTIRPHTKLSVSVIRKEVDVKVPVKLTITHMVTLLPSVRLGPRPLSSRVFLSPH comes from the coding sequence ATGAACAAGATCATTGTCTATGAGCACCCTGATTTCCGCGGTCTCAGCATGGAATTCACCAATGACATTCCCAACCTTGTCCAAGAAAACTTTGACAACTGCATATCATCATTGAAAGTGATCAGGCAACCCTGGGTATTATATGAACACCTCGACTACAAGGGGTTGGAGTGGGTCTATGAGCAAGGAGAGTACAGCAATGTTAGTTTTCATGATATGGTTTCTTCGCTGAGGCTGATCATAGAAGACCTGAATGACCCTAAGATAACTCTGTATGAACACCCAAACTACAAAGGAAAAGAAATAGAAATCACCTGTGAGACCAATCTGTACTATGGCTCCTTCGATGACATGGCATCCTCCCACATTGTGCAAAAAGGTGCTTGGCTTCTATATGAGCACCCAGACAGAGGAGGCAGATACATCACGGCCCGGTATGGCGAGCCTGTTCCTGACTATGGTGTACCGTGGTTCCATGACTGTGTGTCTTACCTGCGCCCTCTGAAGCCTGGCAAGGGGACAGTAACTGCGGAGGTCCTCTTGGAGAAGAAGGAAGAGAAGGTAACGTCCGTCATCATTGATTCTATCTATGGTCTGAACTCAACTGACCATGAGCAAACCTTCTCCACATCACTCAGCAAGGAGTATGCCACTACAATCACTGAGAACTTCAGTTTTAGTAATTCAAAAACAATTAGTGCAGGGACAACTTTCTCTGTAGATGTGTTCAAAGTAAAGAACAAATTCAATTTGTCTGTTAGCAACACCTTTACAGTTGAAAAGGGGAAATCTGAATCACACACTGAGATAGGGAAGGTGGACATCACCCTGCCATCGACAATCCGTCCGCATACCAAGCTCTCTGTGTCTGTGATCAGGAAAGAAGTTGATGTAAAGGTGCCAGTCAAGCTGACTATAACTCATATGGTAACTCTGTTACCTTCAGTCAGGCTGGGGCCCCGCCCCCTTTCTTCTAGAGTGTTCCTATCCCCACACTGA